In Pseudomonadota bacterium, a genomic segment contains:
- a CDS encoding CrcB family protein, with protein MWQMLGYVALGGALGSVMRALVGMGVAFPFGTLTVNALGSFAIGIAWALGVSKMPGLYPFLMVGLLGGFTTFSTFSLDVLRLYEGGQGAGALGYILASLVLSIGAVVLGLALGGRVS; from the coding sequence ATGTGGCAGATGCTGGGATACGTGGCGCTCGGGGGGGCCTTGGGCTCCGTGATGCGCGCGCTGGTGGGGATGGGAGTGGCCTTCCCCTTCGGCACGCTCACGGTCAACGCTTTGGGGTCCTTTGCCATCGGCATCGCCTGGGCGCTCGGGGTCTCGAAGATGCCGGGCCTCTACCCCTTCCTGATGGTTGGGCTTCTCGGCGGGTTCACGACCTTCTCCACCTTCTCGCTCGACGTGCTCCGGCTCTACGAAGGCGGGCAGGGGGCGGGTGCGCTCGGCTACATCCTGGCCTCGCTCGTCTTGAGCATCGGTGCTGTCGTGCTTGGCCTGGCCCTCGGAGGGCGGGTGTCATGA
- a CDS encoding adenylate kinase, whose translation MNIILLGPPGAGKGTQAAKLVEKRGMVQLSTGDMLREAKTSGTEMGNKVAAIMDAGELVTDEIVIGLIEEKLDHCMMDSGCNGFIFDGFPRTLAQADALGALLETKEQALDAVIELQVNDDVLVDRIVGRAKDAAAAGKPVRADDNEESLKVRLMEYYKKTSPLIGYYHAKGELKSVDGLASMDAVEASIALFLKE comes from the coding sequence ATGAACATCATACTGCTGGGCCCGCCGGGGGCAGGGAAGGGAACGCAGGCCGCCAAGCTCGTGGAAAAGCGCGGGATGGTGCAGCTCTCCACCGGGGACATGCTCCGCGAGGCCAAGACCTCCGGGACGGAGATGGGCAACAAGGTCGCCGCGATCATGGATGCGGGCGAGCTCGTCACCGACGAGATCGTCATCGGCCTCATCGAGGAAAAGCTCGATCACTGCATGATGGACAGCGGCTGCAACGGCTTCATCTTCGACGGCTTCCCGCGCACGCTGGCGCAGGCGGATGCGCTGGGCGCGCTGCTCGAAACGAAGGAGCAGGCGCTCGACGCGGTCATCGAGCTGCAGGTAAATGACGACGTGCTCGTGGACCGGATCGTGGGCCGGGCGAAAGACGCCGCGGCGGCGGGCAAGCCCGTGCGTGCCGATGACAACGAGGAGAGCCTGAAGGTCCGCCTCATGGAATACTACAAGAAGACCTCCCCGCTGATCGGCTACTACCACGCCAAGGGCGAGTTGAAGAGCGTCGATGGCCTGGCGAGCATGGATGCGGTTGAGGCGTCTATTGCGTTGTTCCTCAAGGAGTGA
- a CDS encoding HAD-IA family hydrolase: MRFVLFDVDGTLVDSQAHIVGSMAEAFRSLDLPAPTRAQTLSIVGLSLPQAMATLAPGGPVEALVEGYKQSYQDLRASHGEAQGSPLYAGIRELLHGLHGEPETLLGVATGKSKRGLDHVMETHDLAGFFITRQDADGHPSKPHPSMALAALAEAGLETGVMVGDTTFDMEMGRAAGMATVAVTWGYHAPERLAPLADRVVSDMAALRQAIDEVSP; encoded by the coding sequence ATGCGGTTCGTACTCTTCGACGTGGACGGGACGCTGGTAGACAGCCAGGCCCATATCGTGGGCTCCATGGCGGAGGCGTTCCGGTCGCTCGACCTGCCCGCGCCCACGCGCGCGCAGACCCTCTCCATCGTCGGGCTGTCGTTGCCACAGGCCATGGCGACGCTCGCGCCCGGCGGGCCGGTGGAAGCGCTCGTGGAGGGCTATAAGCAAAGCTACCAGGACCTGCGCGCCAGCCACGGCGAGGCGCAGGGCTCCCCGCTCTACGCCGGCATCCGGGAGCTGCTCCACGGCCTCCACGGGGAGCCCGAGACGCTCCTCGGCGTGGCGACGGGCAAGTCGAAGCGCGGGCTCGATCACGTCATGGAAACCCATGATCTAGCAGGCTTTTTCATCACGCGACAGGATGCGGACGGGCATCCCTCGAAGCCGCACCCTTCCATGGCGCTGGCCGCGCTCGCCGAGGCCGGACTCGAGACAGGGGTCATGGTGGGGGACACCACATTCGACATGGAGATGGGCCGCGCGGCGGGCATGGCGACGGTGGCGGTGACCTGGGGCTACCATGCGCCGGAACGGCTCGCTCCTCTGGCGGACCGCGTGGTGAGCGACATGGCCGCGCTGAGACAGGCAATCGACGAGGTGAGCCCATGA
- the rpsK gene encoding 30S ribosomal protein S11: MARDRRAPKRKVSKNIASGVAHVNSSFNNTKILISDVQGNAIAWSSSGTMGFKGSRKSTPYAAQMAAEDAGRKAQDHGVKTLEVEVQGPGSGRESALRAFAALGFTVTSIRDVTPIAHNGCRPPKRRRV; the protein is encoded by the coding sequence ATGGCACGTGATCGTCGCGCTCCCAAGCGCAAGGTATCCAAGAACATCGCGTCGGGCGTGGCCCACGTGAATTCCTCGTTCAACAACACGAAGATCCTCATCTCCGACGTGCAGGGCAACGCCATCGCGTGGTCCTCCTCTGGGACGATGGGCTTCAAGGGCTCGCGGAAATCGACGCCCTACGCCGCGCAGATGGCCGCCGAAGATGCGGGCCGCAAGGCACAGGACCACGGCGTCAAGACGCTCGAGGTCGAGGTGCAGGGCCCGGGCTCCGGCCGCGAGAGCGCGCTGCGCGCCTTCGCCGCGCTCGGCTTCACCGTCACCTCGATCCGTGACGTGACGCCCATCGCGCACAACGGATGCCGGCCGCCCAAGCGCCGCCGCGTCTGA
- a CDS encoding DNA-directed RNA polymerase subunit alpha produces the protein MIHKNWAELIKPTQLEVKPGNNPTMNATVVAEPLERGFGLTLGNALRRVLMSSLQGAAITSVQIDNVLHEFSSVAGVREDVTDIVLNMKGVAIRMETEGPKRLSISAKGPGVVTAADISESAGIEVLNKDHVICHLDEGADVFMELTVNTGKGYVAADKNRPEDAPIGLMPIDAIYSPVRRVSYDVQPTREGQVLDYDKLTMKIETDGSITPDDAVAYAARILQDQLGIFVNFDEPESAQAAQDDDGLEFNPLLLKKVDELELSVRSANCLKNDNIVYIGDLIQKTEAEMLRTPNFGRKSLNEIKEVLSGMGLHLGMDVEDWPPDNIEDLAKKFEDNF, from the coding sequence ATGATCCACAAGAATTGGGCCGAGCTCATCAAACCGACGCAGCTCGAGGTCAAACCCGGCAACAACCCGACCATGAATGCGACAGTCGTCGCCGAACCGCTCGAGCGCGGCTTCGGCCTGACACTCGGCAACGCGCTGCGGCGCGTGCTGATGTCCTCGCTCCAGGGCGCGGCCATCACGAGCGTGCAGATCGACAATGTGCTGCACGAATTCTCCTCGGTGGCAGGCGTCCGTGAGGACGTGACTGACATCGTGCTGAACATGAAGGGTGTGGCCATCCGCATGGAAACCGAAGGCCCCAAGCGCCTCTCGATCTCCGCCAAGGGGCCGGGCGTCGTCACCGCGGCCGACATCTCCGAGAGCGCGGGCATCGAGGTCCTGAACAAGGATCACGTCATCTGCCACCTCGACGAGGGCGCGGATGTCTTCATGGAGCTGACGGTCAACACCGGCAAGGGCTACGTCGCCGCCGACAAGAACCGCCCGGAAGATGCGCCCATCGGACTTATGCCGATCGATGCGATCTATTCGCCGGTGCGGCGCGTCTCATACGACGTGCAGCCTACCCGCGAGGGCCAGGTGCTCGACTATGACAAGCTGACCATGAAGATCGAGACCGACGGCTCGATCACGCCGGACGACGCCGTGGCCTATGCCGCGCGCATCCTGCAGGACCAGCTCGGCATCTTCGTGAACTTCGACGAACCGGAAAGCGCGCAGGCCGCGCAGGACGACGACGGTCTCGAGTTCAACCCGCTCCTCCTGAAGAAGGTGGACGAGCTCGAGCTTTCGGTGCGTTCGGCGAACTGCCTGAAGAACGACAACATCGTCTATATCGGCGATCTGATCCAGAAGACCGAGGCAGAGATGCTGCGGACGCCGAACTTCGGCCGCAAGTCCCTGAACGAGATCAAGGAAGTGCTTTCGGGCATGGGCCTGCATCTCGGCATGGATGTCGAGGATTGGCCGCCGGACAACATCGAGGACCTCGCCAAGAAGTTCGAGGACAATTTCTAA
- a CDS encoding acyl-homoserine-lactone synthase, whose amino-acid sequence MQTTTLSFANLHNHGELFANVLRARRQSFIVQNKWDLPEAMGMEYDQYDTPASRWVAVHEFGQVYAGIRLTPTTARCGIYSYMIRDAQLGLLDTIPQSLLYDEAPVAENIWESSRVFVSHATPQRIRRRVHAMLIMEMSRAARELGAAQVLGLIPANWPRWTRRCGLDGVAAGPVMELDGIANQCVMLNLAEKLH is encoded by the coding sequence ATGCAAACGACGACTCTTTCTTTCGCCAATCTACACAACCATGGCGAGCTCTTTGCCAATGTGCTTCGCGCACGCAGGCAGTCCTTCATTGTGCAGAACAAATGGGACCTGCCGGAAGCCATGGGCATGGAATACGACCAATACGACACGCCCGCGAGCCGGTGGGTGGCGGTGCACGAATTCGGACAGGTCTATGCCGGAATCCGACTGACGCCCACCACGGCCCGGTGCGGGATCTACAGCTACATGATCCGCGATGCCCAGCTGGGGCTCCTGGACACGATCCCGCAATCGCTCCTCTACGACGAGGCGCCGGTGGCCGAGAACATCTGGGAATCGAGCCGTGTCTTCGTGAGCCACGCCACGCCCCAGAGGATCCGCCGGCGGGTCCACGCGATGCTCATCATGGAGATGAGCCGCGCCGCGCGCGAGCTCGGCGCCGCGCAGGTGCTGGGGCTCATTCCCGCGAACTGGCCGCGCTGGACGCGACGCTGCGGGCTCGACGGGGTGGCCGCGGGCCCAGTCATGGAGCTCGACGGCATCGCCAACCAGTGCGTGATGCTCAACCTCGCGGAGAAGCTGCACTAG
- a CDS encoding replication-associated recombination protein A, with translation MADLFSSTEGPVGDGTEGPADQPGSAAPRPLADRLRPAALGEVIGQRQVLGPEAPLGVMLAAGSLGSLIFWGPPGVGKTTIARLLADATDRHFVQLSAIFSGVPELRRVFEAAKLRRSQGRGTLLFVDEIHRFNKAQQDGFLPHMEDGTILLVGATTENPSFELNAAVLSRAQVLVLERLSDADLEEMLVRAEAALEHALPLAAEARAVLREMADGDGRALLNLVEQVAAWDVDAPLDSAALSARLMRRAAQYDKSGDAHYNLISALHKSVRGSDPDAALYWLARMLEGGEDPRYLARRITRMAVEDIGLADPQAAAICREAWEIYERLGSPEGELALAQAVTYLALAPKSNAGYEAYKAARRLAKETGSAPPPKHILNAATDLMKEQGYGAGYAYDHDAEGGFSGQNYFPDGMERPELYMPVERGFERDLKKRVAYFQKLRAQKER, from the coding sequence ATGGCCGATCTCTTCAGCAGCACCGAGGGCCCTGTCGGCGACGGCACGGAGGGCCCCGCCGACCAGCCGGGTAGCGCAGCACCGCGCCCCCTGGCCGACCGGCTGCGCCCGGCGGCGCTGGGCGAGGTCATCGGGCAGCGTCAGGTCCTCGGGCCCGAGGCCCCGCTCGGGGTCATGCTCGCCGCAGGATCCCTCGGATCGCTCATCTTCTGGGGGCCGCCCGGCGTGGGCAAGACCACGATCGCGCGCCTTCTTGCCGATGCCACGGACCGCCATTTCGTGCAGCTCTCGGCGATCTTCTCGGGCGTGCCCGAGCTGCGGCGGGTGTTCGAGGCGGCCAAGCTCAGGCGCTCGCAGGGGCGCGGGACGCTTCTTTTCGTGGACGAGATCCACCGTTTCAACAAGGCGCAGCAGGACGGCTTCCTGCCGCACATGGAGGACGGCACGATCCTCCTCGTGGGCGCGACGACGGAGAACCCGTCCTTCGAGCTCAATGCCGCGGTCCTCTCTCGCGCGCAGGTGCTCGTGCTGGAGCGGCTCTCGGATGCCGATCTCGAGGAGATGCTCGTGCGGGCGGAAGCCGCGCTCGAGCACGCCCTCCCGCTTGCAGCAGAGGCGCGCGCGGTGCTTCGGGAGATGGCCGATGGCGACGGGCGTGCACTCCTCAATCTCGTGGAACAGGTGGCGGCCTGGGACGTGGACGCGCCGCTCGACAGCGCGGCGCTCTCGGCACGTCTCATGCGCCGCGCGGCGCAGTACGACAAATCCGGAGACGCCCACTACAACCTCATCTCCGCGCTCCACAAATCCGTGCGCGGCTCGGACCCGGACGCCGCGCTCTACTGGCTGGCGCGCATGCTCGAGGGCGGCGAGGATCCCCGCTATCTCGCGCGGCGCATCACGCGCATGGCGGTGGAGGATATCGGCCTCGCCGATCCGCAGGCCGCTGCCATCTGTCGGGAGGCGTGGGAGATCTACGAGCGGCTCGGCAGCCCCGAGGGCGAGCTCGCGCTCGCGCAGGCTGTCACCTATCTCGCCCTCGCGCCAAAATCGAATGCCGGCTACGAGGCCTACAAGGCCGCCCGCCGCCTCGCGAAGGAGACGGGCTCCGCGCCGCCGCCGAAGCACATCCTCAACGCCGCCACGGACCTCATGAAAGAACAGGGCTACGGGGCAGGCTACGCCTATGACCACGACGCCGAGGGCGGCTTTTCCGGGCAGAACTACTTTCCCGACGGTATGGAGCGGCCCGAGCTCTACATGCCGGTGGAGCGGGGCTTCGAGCGGGATCTGAAGAAGCGGGTGGCGTATTTCCAGAAGCTTCGAGCTCAAAAGGAGCGCTGA
- the rplQ gene encoding 50S ribosomal protein L17, translating to MRHARGYRRLNRTHEHRKAMFSNMAGSLIEHEQIKTTLPKAKELRRVVEKLVTLGKKGDAHAKRLAASRLKQTAHVDKLFDVLGPRYKERNGGYVRVLKAGFRYGDMAPMAIIEFVDRDVAAKGAADKARLEAEEADA from the coding sequence ATGCGTCACGCCCGCGGATACCGCCGCCTGAACCGAACCCATGAGCACCGCAAGGCCATGTTCTCCAACATGGCCGGGTCGCTTATCGAACATGAACAGATCAAGACCACGCTGCCCAAGGCCAAGGAGCTGCGCCGTGTCGTCGAGAAGCTCGTCACGCTCGGCAAGAAGGGCGATGCCCATGCCAAGCGCCTCGCCGCGTCGCGCCTCAAGCAGACCGCCCATGTGGACAAGCTCTTCGACGTGCTCGGACCGCGCTACAAGGAGCGCAATGGCGGCTACGTGCGCGTGCTGAAAGCGGGCTTCCGCTACGGTGACATGGCGCCCATGGCGATCATCGAGTTCGTGGACCGTGACGTCGCGGCGAAGGGCGCAGCCGACAAGGCGCGCCTCGAGGCGGAGGAGGCCGACGCTTGA
- a CDS encoding autoinducer binding domain-containing protein, which translates to MSGKSGLDEILAEIAHLSPAGYFLGLHIRFTSPLMTLQTFPQDWIEAYTAKGYALRDPVVAWGFGQEGPSRWSEIEIPDPFGILKEAASHGLRYGAVVPMGELRSRTIASVARSDREFSDAEIAVISHHVERLHKFTQPPERLTEAQITALRFIAAGDRHLAAAAKLNISESALKARLTAAREKLFARTTAEAIQRAKDYGLL; encoded by the coding sequence ATGTCTGGTAAATCTGGTCTCGACGAGATCTTGGCTGAAATCGCGCATCTGTCGCCCGCCGGGTACTTCCTCGGGCTTCATATCCGATTCACATCGCCGCTCATGACCCTCCAGACATTCCCACAAGACTGGATCGAGGCCTACACGGCCAAGGGCTACGCGCTCCGTGATCCTGTTGTCGCGTGGGGCTTCGGCCAGGAGGGACCCTCCCGCTGGAGCGAAATCGAGATCCCCGATCCATTCGGAATCCTGAAGGAGGCTGCCTCCCACGGATTGCGGTATGGTGCGGTCGTGCCGATGGGAGAGCTCCGTTCAAGGACCATCGCTTCGGTCGCCCGGTCGGATCGGGAATTCTCGGATGCCGAGATCGCTGTGATCTCGCATCACGTCGAGCGTCTGCACAAGTTCACGCAGCCGCCCGAGCGCCTCACCGAGGCGCAGATTACCGCTCTGCGTTTTATCGCTGCGGGGGACCGGCATCTGGCAGCTGCTGCCAAGCTTAACATCTCCGAAAGCGCCCTGAAGGCGCGGCTCACGGCGGCGCGTGAAAAGCTATTCGCGCGCACCACGGCCGAGGCCATTCAGAGGGCCAAGGATTACGGGCTGCTTTAG
- the rpsM gene encoding 30S ribosomal protein S13: MARIAGVNIPTAKRVPIALTYIHGIGHTTAKGICEAVNIDATRRVNELSDAEVLAIREHIDANLTVEGDLRRDVQMNVKRLMDLGCYRGLRHRRNLPVRGQRTHTNARTRKGPAKPIAGKKK; the protein is encoded by the coding sequence TTGGCACGTATCGCCGGCGTGAACATCCCCACCGCCAAGCGCGTCCCCATCGCGCTCACCTACATCCACGGCATTGGCCACACCACGGCCAAGGGCATCTGCGAGGCCGTGAACATCGACGCCACCCGTCGCGTCAATGAGCTCAGCGACGCCGAGGTCCTCGCGATCCGCGAGCACATCGACGCCAACCTGACCGTCGAGGGCGACCTGCGCCGCGACGTGCAGATGAACGTGAAGCGCCTGATGGATCTCGGCTGCTACCGTGGCCTGCGCCACCGCCGGAACCTTCCGGTGCGCGGCCAGCGCACGCACACCAACGCTCGCACGCGCAAGGGGCCCGCAAAGCCCATCGCCGGCAAGAAGAAGTAA
- a CDS encoding ATP12 family protein, with product MSEWQAKRFWKTATVETAADGFTVTLDGRAVKTPGKSLLVVPTRAMAEAVAAEWDAQEEIIDPRTMPVTRAANSVIEKIVPQRAAVIEALAEYGASDLICYRAERPQELVARQVAAWDPLLAWAREELGAELRTTTGVMFAAQSAEALVALRKPLEAASDYALAGLHDLIMLSGSLVIGLKAREAADPDPLWEASRVDETFQADEWGYDEEAVEAAEAKRAAFRDAHRFFQLSGPAG from the coding sequence ATGAGCGAATGGCAGGCGAAGCGCTTCTGGAAGACCGCGACGGTGGAGACGGCCGCTGACGGCTTTACGGTGACGCTCGACGGGCGCGCGGTGAAGACCCCGGGCAAATCGCTCCTCGTGGTGCCCACGCGGGCCATGGCGGAGGCCGTTGCCGCGGAATGGGACGCGCAGGAGGAGATCATCGACCCGCGGACGATGCCGGTGACGCGCGCGGCCAACTCGGTCATCGAGAAGATCGTGCCGCAGCGCGCGGCAGTCATCGAGGCGCTGGCAGAATACGGCGCGAGCGACCTGATCTGCTATCGCGCGGAGCGCCCGCAAGAGCTCGTGGCGCGGCAGGTGGCGGCGTGGGACCCGCTCCTCGCCTGGGCGCGGGAGGAGCTTGGGGCCGAGCTCCGGACGACGACAGGCGTCATGTTCGCTGCACAGAGCGCCGAGGCGCTCGTGGCACTGCGAAAGCCGCTCGAGGCGGCGTCGGACTATGCGCTGGCAGGGCTCCACGATCTCATCATGCTCTCAGGCTCCCTCGTGATCGGGCTGAAGGCGCGCGAGGCGGCGGACCCCGACCCGCTCTGGGAGGCGAGCCGCGTGGACGAGACCTTCCAGGCCGATGAATGGGGCTACGACGAGGAAGCTGTGGAGGCCGCGGAGGCCAAGCGGGCCGCTTTCCGCGACGCGCATCGATTCTTTCAGCTCTCCGGACCGGCCGGCTAA
- a CDS encoding amino acid ABC transporter substrate-binding protein: MKKSVILGALTVAGMAAGAASAATLDDVQARGTLNCGVTTGVPGFAEPDADGVWQGFDVAVCRAVAAAVLGDPTAVEFVPTTGKTRFTALASGEIDMLARNTTWTFSRDVDLKFEFTGVNYYDGQGFMVPADLGVTSAADLDGATVCIQTGTTTELNLADFFRSNNISYEPVPIETGSEAVQLFLAGSCDVYTTDRSALAAQRANFPTPSDYIVLPEVVSKEPLGPLVRHGDNDWGDIVRWTLNALITAEELGVTSENIEELAAGTDNPEVNRLLGSEGTLGEMLGLDGQWAMRAIMAEGNYGEIFDNNIGEATNIGLARGLNAQWTDGGLLYSPPFR, translated from the coding sequence ATGAAAAAATCTGTCATTTTGGGCGCACTGACCGTCGCCGGCATGGCTGCAGGCGCTGCAAGCGCGGCCACGCTCGACGATGTGCAAGCCCGTGGCACTCTGAACTGCGGCGTGACGACCGGCGTCCCCGGTTTCGCCGAGCCGGACGCGGATGGCGTCTGGCAGGGCTTTGACGTGGCCGTGTGCCGCGCCGTTGCCGCAGCAGTTCTCGGTGACCCGACTGCCGTCGAATTCGTGCCGACCACCGGTAAGACGCGCTTCACGGCGCTCGCATCCGGCGAGATCGACATGCTTGCACGGAACACGACGTGGACCTTCTCCCGCGACGTGGACCTCAAGTTCGAATTCACTGGCGTGAACTACTACGACGGTCAGGGCTTCATGGTCCCCGCCGATCTTGGTGTGACCTCCGCGGCCGACCTCGACGGCGCCACGGTGTGCATCCAGACGGGTACGACGACCGAGCTGAACCTCGCGGACTTCTTCCGCTCCAACAACATCTCCTACGAGCCCGTCCCGATCGAGACCGGTTCCGAGGCGGTGCAGCTCTTCCTTGCAGGCTCCTGCGACGTCTACACCACGGACCGCTCCGCGCTCGCCGCGCAGCGTGCCAACTTCCCGACGCCGTCCGATTACATCGTGCTGCCGGAAGTGGTCTCCAAAGAGCCGCTCGGCCCGCTCGTGCGCCACGGCGACAACGACTGGGGCGACATCGTGCGCTGGACGCTCAACGCGCTCATCACGGCCGAAGAGCTTGGCGTGACCTCCGAGAACATCGAGGAGCTCGCAGCCGGCACCGACAACCCCGAAGTGAACCGCCTGCTCGGTTCCGAGGGCACGCTCGGCGAGATGCTCGGGCTCGACGGCCAGTGGGCCATGCGCGCCATCATGGCCGAAGGCAACTACGGTGAGATCTTCGACAACAACATCGGCGAAGCCACCAATATCGGCCTTGCACGCGGGCTCAACGCACAGTGGACCGATGGCGGCCTGCTGTACTCCCCGCCGTTCCGTTAA
- a CDS encoding RluA family pseudouridine synthase — MSRVQTIEIEAGDAGQRLDRFLKRAFPQLGQGRIEKMCRKGELRLDGGRVKASTRVEAGQMLRVPPLPDPAAPKPALSVPDRDAEMIRAAVIYRDDHIIALNKPPGLPVQGGSKLTRHVDGMGAALRFGLEENPRLVHRLDKDTSGVLIMARSRAVAAGLTEAFRHRATRKIYWAAVAGVPTPRAGTIKYGLVKAPGHGAGGEGEKMHVVHPDAVDETPGAQRAVTDFTVIEALGTRACWMALVPVTGRTHQLRAHIAALGHPIVGDGKYGGSGQENLGDGWGAGLGGAFSKKLHLHARSLTLEHPVTGAELHLTAPLPEHMARTWAELGWDPAEAVIDPFEALE, encoded by the coding sequence ATGAGCCGCGTCCAGACCATCGAGATCGAAGCGGGCGACGCGGGCCAGCGGCTCGACCGTTTTCTCAAGCGTGCCTTCCCGCAGCTGGGGCAGGGGCGGATCGAGAAGATGTGCCGCAAGGGCGAGCTCAGGCTCGATGGCGGACGGGTGAAAGCCTCCACGCGCGTGGAGGCGGGCCAGATGCTGCGCGTGCCGCCCCTGCCAGATCCAGCCGCACCGAAGCCCGCGCTCAGCGTGCCCGACCGAGACGCGGAGATGATCCGTGCAGCGGTGATCTACCGTGACGACCACATCATCGCGCTGAACAAGCCGCCCGGGCTTCCCGTGCAAGGCGGCTCGAAGCTCACCCGCCATGTGGACGGGATGGGGGCTGCCCTGCGCTTCGGCCTTGAGGAGAACCCGCGCCTCGTGCACCGGCTCGACAAGGATACCTCGGGCGTCCTGATCATGGCGCGGAGCCGCGCCGTGGCCGCTGGCCTGACAGAGGCCTTCCGGCACCGCGCCACGCGCAAGATTTACTGGGCCGCCGTGGCCGGTGTCCCTACGCCACGCGCCGGAACGATCAAGTATGGCCTTGTGAAAGCCCCGGGCCACGGCGCGGGCGGCGAGGGCGAGAAGATGCATGTCGTCCATCCCGACGCCGTCGATGAGACGCCGGGCGCGCAGCGCGCGGTGACCGATTTCACCGTCATCGAGGCGCTGGGGACGCGCGCTTGCTGGATGGCGCTCGTGCCGGTGACGGGGCGCACCCATCAGCTTCGCGCCCATATCGCTGCGCTGGGGCACCCGATCGTGGGCGATGGCAAATACGGCGGCTCCGGCCAAGAGAATCTCGGCGATGGCTGGGGCGCGGGGCTCGGCGGCGCGTTTTCGAAAAAGCTCCACCTCCACGCCCGCTCGCTCACACTCGAGCACCCGGTGACAGGCGCGGAGCTTCACCTCACCGCCCCGCTCCCCGAGCACATGGCGCGCACCTGGGCCGAGCTCGGCTGGGACCCGGCGGAGGCCGTCATCGACCCGTTCGAGGCGCTTGAGTGA